The Stenotrophomonas maltophilia genome includes a region encoding these proteins:
- a CDS encoding YceI family protein produces MRPCLALLPMLLATAPAWADADTYRLDPVHTRVLFSIDHAGYSQAMGTVSGSEGRLQFDPDNWREATLDVEVPVSRLDLGDAKWNQATLARSLLDGERFPKAHFVSSRVEPIDARRAHVIGTLTLRGVSQEITLDVTLNAIKRYPLPPFRRTAGFSASTTLSRRAFGITAWPGVIGDAVQLRIEAEATLDRSDAPGTPAPVPHSDPKTAP; encoded by the coding sequence ATGCGTCCCTGCCTGGCCCTGCTGCCGATGCTGCTCGCCACCGCTCCCGCCTGGGCGGATGCAGATACCTATCGCCTCGATCCGGTGCACACGCGTGTGCTGTTCAGCATCGACCACGCGGGCTACTCGCAGGCGATGGGCACGGTCTCCGGCAGTGAGGGCCGGCTGCAGTTCGATCCCGACAACTGGCGCGAAGCCACGTTGGACGTCGAAGTCCCCGTGTCGCGATTGGACCTTGGTGACGCCAAATGGAACCAGGCCACGCTGGCCCGCAGCCTTCTGGATGGCGAGCGTTTCCCGAAGGCACATTTCGTCTCCAGCCGGGTCGAACCGATCGATGCCAGGCGCGCCCACGTGATCGGCACCCTGACCCTGCGCGGGGTCAGCCAGGAGATCACGCTGGACGTGACCCTCAACGCCATCAAGCGCTACCCCCTCCCCCCGTTCCGACGCACCGCCGGTTTTTCCGCCAGCACCACGCTGAGCCGGCGCGCGTTCGGCATCACCGCCTGGCCGGGCGTCATCGGTGATGCAGTACAGCTGAGGATCGAGGCTGAAGCCACCCTCGACCGCAGCGACGCCCCGGGAACTCCCGCTCCCGTTCCACACTCCGACCCCAAGACGGCCCCCTAG
- a CDS encoding cytochrome b: protein MTAKNTPAAWGSVSQILHWLIALLILALGVVGLTMGELPKTPKYFWVYTAHKSIGITVLALVLFRLGWRLYAGAPKPVPGVPSWQERIASATHVLLYVLMFAIPLSGWLYDSASGLRPFRWFGLVDVPKLSGPDPQVVAVSHAIHEYGFWLLIAVVLAHAGAAFYHHLFQRDATLSRMLPRGWLASPQKD from the coding sequence ATGACCGCCAAGAACACCCCCGCCGCCTGGGGGAGTGTCAGCCAGATCCTGCATTGGTTGATCGCATTGCTGATCCTCGCCCTGGGCGTGGTCGGCCTGACCATGGGCGAACTGCCCAAGACCCCCAAGTATTTCTGGGTCTATACCGCGCACAAGTCGATCGGCATCACCGTGCTGGCGCTCGTGCTCTTCCGCCTCGGCTGGCGCCTGTATGCCGGTGCCCCCAAGCCGGTGCCGGGCGTGCCCAGCTGGCAGGAACGCATCGCCAGTGCCACCCACGTGCTGCTGTATGTGCTGATGTTCGCCATCCCACTGTCGGGCTGGCTGTACGACTCGGCCAGCGGCCTGCGCCCGTTCCGCTGGTTCGGCCTGGTCGACGTGCCCAAGCTGAGCGGTCCCGACCCGCAGGTGGTCGCGGTATCGCATGCCATCCACGAGTACGGCTTCTGGCTGTTGATCGCGGTGGTGCTGGCCCATGCCGGCGCTGCCTTCTACCACCACCTGTTCCAGCGCGATGCGACCTTGTCCCGCATGTTGCCGCGCGGCTGGCTTGCCTCCCCTCAGAAGGACTGA
- a CDS encoding YceI family protein: MNLKLTTPAAVAAALAGMLATTPVFAADYAQAPGAGSILVFATKYDGEVFTGSFPGFATKLSFDPANPAAGSLDVVIPLAGAKSGNSDRDSTLQTADFFNVGKFATARYTAKGFRAVGNDQFAADGTLELRGVSKPVTLTFTWKPGTQPVLTGKATVKRLDFGVGGGDWADTKTIPDETAISTIVKFDAK; the protein is encoded by the coding sequence ATGAACCTGAAACTGACCACTCCGGCCGCCGTGGCCGCCGCCCTGGCCGGCATGCTGGCCACCACCCCGGTGTTCGCCGCCGACTACGCACAGGCGCCCGGCGCCGGCTCGATCCTGGTGTTCGCCACCAAGTACGACGGCGAAGTGTTCACCGGCAGCTTCCCGGGCTTTGCCACCAAGCTCAGCTTCGACCCGGCCAATCCGGCCGCCGGTTCGCTGGACGTGGTGATCCCGCTGGCCGGCGCCAAGAGCGGCAACAGCGACCGTGACTCGACCCTGCAGACCGCCGACTTCTTCAATGTTGGCAAGTTCGCCACCGCACGCTACACCGCCAAGGGCTTCCGCGCGGTGGGCAATGACCAGTTCGCCGCCGATGGCACACTGGAGCTGCGAGGCGTCAGCAAGCCGGTCACCCTCACCTTCACCTGGAAGCCGGGCACCCAGCCGGTGCTGACCGGCAAGGCCACGGTCAAGCGGCTGGACTTCGGCGTCGGCGGCGGCGACTGGGCCGACACCAAGACCATCCCGGACGAAACCGCGATCAGCACGATCGTGAAGTTCGACGCGAAATAA
- a CDS encoding glutaredoxin family protein, with amino-acid sequence MLTLFQRDDCHLCDMALAELAKARAPEFESVFLDDQPALEARYGARVPVLRDETGGRELDWPFDAATVQAWLAVDR; translated from the coding sequence GTGTTGACCCTGTTCCAGCGCGATGACTGCCACCTGTGCGACATGGCCCTGGCCGAGCTGGCCAAGGCGCGGGCACCGGAGTTCGAATCGGTGTTCCTGGACGATCAGCCTGCGCTGGAAGCGCGCTACGGCGCGCGGGTGCCGGTGCTGCGTGACGAGACTGGCGGTCGTGAGCTGGACTGGCCGTTCGACGCGGCCACGGTCCAAGCCTGGCTGGCCGTCGACCGGTAG
- a CDS encoding L-serine ammonia-lyase, with the protein MAVSTFDVFKIGIGPSSSHTVGPMKAAERFIHRWLLDPGRLHEVARIRADVYGSLALTGRGHGTDKAILLGLEGQRPNLIDPDIIPATLERIRSSKRIQLMGQHEIAFDEKRDLGMNKRQKLPYHTNGMRFTAYNAEDEVIATRDYYSVGGGFVVNQDDAADDRIVPDETPLPYPFKSGDELLAQTARSGLSIAQLMFENEKCWRSEDEIRANLREIWSAMQSCVARGIREEGVLPGGLKVGRRAPALYRELSSKPEAAMRDPLTTLDWVNLYALAVNEENAAGGRVVTAPTNGAAGVLPAVLHYFDRFCPGANEQRVFDFLLTSAAIGILYKENASISGAEVGCQGEVGVACSMAAGGLVAALGGNPSQIENAAEIGMEHNLGLTCDPIGGLVQIPCIERNAMGAVKAINASRMAMRGDGKHKVSLDKVIKTMRDTGRDMQDKYKETSRGGLAVNVIEC; encoded by the coding sequence ATGGCTGTCAGCACGTTCGACGTTTTCAAGATCGGCATTGGCCCGAGCTCCTCGCACACCGTCGGGCCGATGAAGGCCGCCGAGCGATTCATCCATCGCTGGCTGCTTGACCCGGGCCGCCTGCACGAGGTCGCGCGCATCCGCGCCGATGTCTATGGCTCGCTGGCGCTGACCGGCCGCGGCCATGGCACCGACAAGGCGATCCTGCTGGGCCTGGAAGGCCAGCGGCCGAACCTGATCGATCCGGACATCATTCCGGCCACCCTGGAGCGCATCCGCAGCAGCAAGCGCATCCAGCTGATGGGCCAGCACGAGATCGCCTTCGACGAGAAGCGCGACCTCGGCATGAACAAGCGCCAGAAGCTGCCGTACCACACCAACGGCATGCGCTTCACCGCGTACAACGCCGAGGACGAGGTGATCGCCACCCGCGATTACTACTCGGTCGGTGGCGGCTTCGTGGTCAACCAGGATGATGCAGCCGATGACCGCATCGTGCCCGACGAAACCCCGCTGCCCTACCCGTTCAAGAGCGGCGACGAGCTGCTGGCACAGACCGCGCGCAGCGGCCTGAGCATTGCCCAGCTGATGTTCGAGAACGAGAAGTGCTGGCGCAGCGAAGACGAGATCCGCGCCAACCTGCGCGAGATCTGGAGTGCGATGCAGTCGTGCGTGGCGCGCGGCATCCGCGAGGAAGGCGTGCTGCCGGGTGGCCTGAAGGTCGGCCGTCGTGCACCGGCGCTGTACCGCGAGCTGTCGTCGAAGCCGGAAGCAGCGATGCGCGATCCGCTGACCACGCTGGACTGGGTCAACCTGTACGCGCTGGCGGTGAACGAAGAGAACGCCGCCGGTGGTCGTGTGGTGACTGCGCCGACCAACGGCGCTGCCGGCGTGCTGCCGGCGGTGCTGCATTACTTCGACCGTTTCTGCCCCGGCGCCAACGAACAGCGCGTATTCGACTTCCTGCTGACCTCGGCAGCGATCGGCATCCTGTACAAGGAAAACGCCTCGATCTCCGGCGCCGAAGTGGGCTGCCAGGGCGAAGTGGGCGTGGCCTGCTCGATGGCGGCCGGTGGCCTGGTCGCAGCGCTGGGTGGCAACCCGAGCCAGATCGAGAATGCCGCGGAAATCGGCATGGAACACAACCTCGGCCTGACCTGTGACCCGATCGGCGGGCTGGTGCAGATCCCCTGCATCGAACGCAATGCGATGGGCGCGGTGAAGGCGATCAATGCCTCGCGCATGGCGATGCGCGGCGACGGCAAGCACAAGGTGTCGCTGGACAAGGTGATCAAGACCATGCGCGATACCGGCCGCGACATGCAGGACAAGTACAAGGAAACCAGCCGTGGCGGCCTGGCGGTGAACGTCATCGAGTGTTGA
- a CDS encoding IS481-like element ISStma1 family transposase, producing MNHHKNARLTVHSRALLIRRILHEGLRPEEAAQACGVSVRTAYKWLARFRQFGAPGLENRSSRPHQTPHATPAPVIEQIKEHRRKRQTYLTISKALGVGHSTISRLMRAHGLNRLCRLEPPKEVIRYEYDQPGGLLHLDIKKLGNFQRPGHRTDAKRRGNAAGGGWGYVHVAIDDHSRVAFSSVHPNEQAETACQALLGALQYYASLGITFKRILTDNGACYRSTAFAKLLKSLGIKHIRTKPYTPRTNGKAERFIQTSLREWAYAREYASSDQRNSVLTQWLHHYNWHRPHMGIGGQPPISRVLLNNVVGLHS from the coding sequence ATGAACCACCATAAAAATGCCCGTTTGACCGTCCATAGTCGAGCACTTCTTATTCGCCGCATCCTCCACGAGGGCCTGCGCCCAGAGGAAGCAGCCCAAGCATGCGGCGTAAGTGTGCGTACGGCCTACAAATGGCTGGCCCGATTCCGCCAGTTCGGGGCACCGGGGCTGGAAAACCGCAGCTCACGGCCTCACCAGACGCCGCATGCCACACCTGCTCCGGTAATCGAGCAAATCAAGGAGCACCGCCGTAAACGGCAGACCTACCTGACCATCTCCAAGGCGCTGGGGGTCGGCCACAGTACGATTTCAAGGCTGATGCGTGCCCACGGCCTCAATCGGCTGTGTCGGCTTGAACCGCCCAAGGAGGTCATCCGATACGAATACGATCAGCCCGGAGGGCTGCTGCACCTGGACATCAAGAAGCTGGGCAACTTCCAGCGGCCAGGGCACAGAACCGATGCCAAACGTCGGGGAAACGCCGCTGGCGGTGGCTGGGGCTACGTCCACGTGGCCATCGACGATCACTCCCGGGTCGCCTTCAGCAGCGTCCACCCCAATGAACAGGCCGAAACCGCCTGCCAGGCGCTGCTGGGCGCTCTGCAGTACTACGCCAGCCTGGGAATCACCTTCAAGCGGATCCTGACCGACAACGGTGCCTGCTATCGCTCCACCGCCTTTGCCAAGCTGCTCAAATCCCTTGGGATCAAGCACATCAGAACCAAGCCCTACACGCCGCGGACCAATGGCAAAGCCGAGCGCTTCATCCAAACCAGCCTGCGCGAATGGGCCTACGCCCGCGAATACGCCTCCTCGGACCAGCGCAATTCCGTGCTGACCCAATGGCTGCACCACTACAACTGGCACCGCCCTCACATGGGGATCGGTGGCCAGCCACCTATTTCCAGAGTCCTGCTGAACAACGTGGTGGGTTTACACAGTTAG
- a CDS encoding alpha/beta fold hydrolase, whose amino-acid sequence MRVIAAALLACLPLPALAAPTYGPRLEGFDYGYPVKTFALESQRQPLEMAYLDIAPKKAPIGVVVLLHGKNFCAATWKESIKPLVAAGYRVIAPDQVGFCKSSKPERYQYSFAQLAANTHALLQQLQLGDVPVHLVGHSMGGMLAVRYALMFPQDLRSLSLVNPIGLEDWKALGVPWRSVDAWYAGEMNISYDSIRRYQLDVYYDGKWKPAYEPWARMQSGMYEGPGKQAVAWSQALASDMVFNQPVVYELKNVQVPTTLFIGQKDRTAIGRDLAPPAVKATLGNYPVLGKAAAAAIPGATLIEFAELGHSPQVQDPKQFNAALLKALKAH is encoded by the coding sequence ATGCGCGTGATCGCTGCCGCCCTGCTTGCCTGCCTGCCGCTGCCTGCGCTGGCCGCGCCCACTTACGGGCCGCGGCTGGAGGGTTTCGACTACGGCTATCCGGTGAAGACCTTCGCGCTGGAATCGCAGCGGCAGCCGCTGGAGATGGCCTACCTCGACATCGCGCCGAAGAAGGCACCCATCGGCGTGGTGGTGCTGCTGCACGGCAAGAACTTCTGTGCCGCCACCTGGAAGGAATCGATCAAGCCACTGGTTGCCGCCGGCTATCGGGTGATCGCCCCGGACCAGGTGGGCTTCTGCAAATCCAGCAAGCCCGAGCGTTACCAGTATTCGTTCGCGCAGCTGGCCGCCAACACCCATGCCCTGCTGCAACAGCTGCAACTGGGTGATGTCCCGGTGCACCTGGTCGGTCATTCGATGGGCGGCATGCTGGCGGTGCGCTATGCGCTGATGTTCCCGCAGGACCTGCGCAGCCTGTCACTGGTCAACCCGATCGGGCTGGAAGACTGGAAGGCGCTGGGTGTTCCCTGGCGCAGCGTGGACGCGTGGTACGCCGGCGAAATGAACATCAGCTATGACAGCATCCGCCGCTACCAGCTGGACGTGTATTACGACGGCAAATGGAAGCCGGCGTATGAACCGTGGGCACGGATGCAGTCGGGCATGTACGAAGGGCCCGGCAAGCAGGCCGTTGCATGGAGCCAGGCACTGGCCTCGGACATGGTGTTCAACCAGCCGGTGGTCTACGAACTCAAGAATGTTCAGGTGCCGACCACGCTGTTTATCGGGCAGAAGGACCGCACCGCGATCGGTCGCGACCTGGCGCCACCAGCGGTGAAGGCGACGCTGGGCAACTATCCGGTGCTCGGGAAGGCGGCAGCCGCGGCGATTCCCGGCGCGACGCTGATCGAGTTCGCCGAACTGGGCCATTCGCCGCAGGTGCAGGACCCGAAGCAGTTCAACGCGGCGTTGCTGAAGGCATTGAAGGCGCATTGA
- a CDS encoding homoserine dehydrogenase family protein → MSALAAEIPALGVGRLALLGTGTVGSAFVQRYQALRARGLELPSVQWLANSRTALEIDRDLALPLELARRAPRDGQSSPPWASAEGLERGDVVVDATASEDVAARHVQWLARGVHVVTANKLGRGAQLARAQAIAESCADSGARYGDSATVGAGLPLLSSLRALVAGGDHIHAIEGVLSGSLAWLFHRYDGQSPFSAAVREALAAGYTEPDPRLDLSGEDVRRKLLILARSSGLALDASQVEVDSLVPEALAALPLEDAVAALEQLDAPLQARWQQAHDNGRVLRFVGRVDGEGAQVGLRELPADHPLAQGAGTDNRVAIHSDRYRRQPLLIQGPGAGAEVTAAALLDDVLRIVG, encoded by the coding sequence ATGAGCGCGCTCGCCGCAGAAATTCCTGCTCTGGGCGTGGGACGCCTGGCGCTGCTGGGCACCGGCACGGTCGGCTCGGCCTTCGTACAGCGTTACCAGGCATTGCGGGCGCGTGGGCTGGAACTGCCCAGCGTGCAGTGGCTGGCCAATTCACGCACTGCGCTGGAGATCGATCGTGACCTGGCCTTGCCGCTGGAACTGGCACGGCGTGCACCGCGCGATGGCCAGAGTTCGCCACCGTGGGCGAGTGCCGAAGGACTGGAGCGTGGCGACGTGGTGGTCGACGCCACCGCCAGCGAAGACGTGGCCGCGCGCCACGTGCAGTGGCTGGCGCGGGGCGTGCATGTGGTGACCGCCAACAAGCTGGGGCGTGGTGCGCAGCTGGCCCGCGCGCAGGCCATTGCGGAAAGCTGTGCCGACAGTGGCGCACGCTATGGCGACAGCGCGACGGTGGGCGCGGGCCTGCCGCTGTTGAGCAGCCTGCGTGCACTGGTGGCCGGTGGCGATCACATCCATGCCATCGAAGGCGTGCTGTCCGGTTCGCTGGCGTGGCTGTTCCATCGTTATGACGGCCAGTCGCCGTTCTCGGCGGCGGTGCGCGAGGCGCTGGCTGCCGGCTACACCGAGCCCGATCCGCGCCTGGACCTTTCCGGTGAAGACGTGCGTCGCAAGCTGCTGATCCTCGCTCGCAGCAGCGGGTTGGCGCTGGATGCGTCGCAGGTAGAGGTGGATTCACTGGTGCCTGAAGCGCTGGCAGCGCTGCCGCTGGAGGATGCGGTGGCGGCGCTTGAGCAGCTGGATGCGCCGTTGCAGGCGCGCTGGCAGCAGGCGCATGACAATGGCCGCGTGCTGCGTTTCGTTGGCCGTGTCGATGGCGAGGGTGCGCAGGTGGGCCTGCGTGAGTTGCCTGCCGATCACCCGTTGGCGCAGGGCGCGGGCACCGACAACCGCGTGGCCATCCACAGTGACCGCTATCGGCGCCAACCGCTGTTGATCCAGGGGCCGGGCGCGGGGGCGGAAGTCACTGCCGCTGCGTTGCTGGATGACGTGTTGCGGATCGTCGGCTGA
- a CDS encoding O-succinylhomoserine (thiol)-lyase, producing the protein MSLHANEPSCSRTTAAVRAGIDRDTAHGAVTPPIVLSSNFSFEGFGNKRQYDYTRSGNPTRDLLGEALAELEGGAGGVITATGMGAINLVLNALLQPGDTLVVPHDAYGGSWRLFNALAKKGHFELVTADLTDPRALSQALATQPKLVLVETPSNPLLRITDLRFVIDAAHKAGALVVVDNTFLSPALQQPLSFGADLVLHSTTKYINGHSDVVGGAVVARDPALHEQLVWWGNALGLTGSPFDAFLTLRGLRTLDARLRVHQENTTSIVALLDQHPAVGRVYYPGLADHPGHSIAARQQSGFGAMLSFELAHCAGDDPHAAVRAFVDGLRCFTLAESLGGVESLIAHPATMTHAAMTAEARAAAGISEGLLRLSVGIEAERDLLADLGAALQRAEAVIDAAARRKQVVDA; encoded by the coding sequence ATGAGCCTGCACGCCAACGAGCCGTCCTGTAGCCGCACCACTGCCGCCGTCCGTGCCGGCATCGATCGGGACACCGCGCATGGCGCGGTCACGCCGCCGATCGTGCTGTCGTCGAACTTCAGTTTTGAAGGCTTCGGCAACAAGCGCCAGTACGACTACACGCGCAGTGGCAACCCGACCCGCGACCTGTTGGGTGAAGCGCTGGCCGAGCTGGAAGGCGGTGCGGGCGGCGTGATCACCGCCACCGGCATGGGGGCGATCAACCTGGTGCTGAACGCGCTGCTTCAGCCGGGCGATACCCTGGTCGTGCCGCACGACGCGTACGGTGGCAGCTGGCGGCTGTTCAATGCGCTGGCGAAGAAGGGCCATTTCGAACTGGTCACCGCCGACCTGACCGATCCGCGCGCGCTGTCGCAGGCGCTGGCCACCCAGCCGAAGCTGGTGCTGGTGGAAACGCCGTCCAATCCGCTGCTGCGCATCACCGACCTGCGCTTCGTCATCGATGCCGCGCACAAGGCAGGTGCTCTGGTTGTGGTCGACAACACCTTCCTGTCGCCGGCCCTGCAGCAACCACTGTCATTCGGCGCGGATCTGGTGCTGCATTCCACCACCAAGTACATCAACGGCCACAGCGACGTGGTGGGTGGTGCGGTCGTCGCGCGCGATCCGGCACTGCATGAGCAGCTGGTGTGGTGGGGCAACGCGCTGGGCCTGACGGGTTCGCCGTTCGATGCCTTCCTGACCCTGCGCGGCCTGCGCACGCTGGATGCGCGCCTGCGCGTGCATCAGGAGAACACCACGTCGATCGTTGCGCTGCTGGACCAGCATCCGGCGGTCGGCCGCGTCTATTATCCGGGTCTGGCCGATCACCCGGGCCACTCCATCGCTGCTCGCCAGCAGAGTGGCTTCGGCGCGATGCTGTCGTTCGAACTGGCGCACTGCGCGGGTGATGATCCGCACGCGGCGGTGCGCGCGTTCGTCGATGGCCTGCGCTGTTTCACCCTGGCCGAATCGCTGGGCGGCGTCGAAAGCCTGATCGCGCATCCCGCCACCATGACCCATGCGGCGATGACCGCCGAAGCGCGTGCCGCGGCCGGCATCAGCGAAGGCCTGCTGCGCCTGTCGGTTGGCATTGAGGCCGAGCGTGACCTGTTGGCCGATCTCGGCGCCGCGCTGCAGCGTGCCGAAGCGGTGATTGATGCGGCTGCGCGCCGCAAACAGGTGGTGGATGCATGA